Within the Candidatus Eremiobacterota bacterium genome, the region AGAGCGCTTCGACCGGCTGCGCTGCCGCGCGCAGCGCGCCCGCATCCCGGTTCACGTCCTCCTCGTTCCCGCCCGCGGCGCGAGGAACCCGGGGACACGCGGACCAACCCCAGCGCGATGACGGCCGACGCCTCGCCGAACGGGCAACCCGTCCGAAAAGCGCTCGACGGGATCAAGGTCCTGGACATGACGCACGTCCAGGCGGGGCCGTCGTGTACGCAGATCCTGGCCTGGCTGGGCGCCGACGTGATCAAGGTCGAACTCCCGGGGCGCGGCGACATCACGCGCGGGCAGCTGCGCGATCTTCCCGGCGTCGACAGCCTGTACTTCACGATGCTGAACTGCAACAAGCGCAGCATCACGCTCAACACGAAATCCGCCGACGGCAAGGCGATCTTCACCAAGCTGATCGGGCACTGCGACGTGCTGATCGAGAACTTCGGCCCCGGCGTCCTCGACCGGCAGGGGTTCAGCTGGGAGCAGATCAGCGAGATCAACCCGCGCCTGATCTACGCGTCGATCAAAGGCTTCGGCCCCGGGGAGTACGAGGATCTCAAAGCGTACGAGCCGATTGCGCAAGGGATGGGCGGCGGAATGAGCACCACCGGGTTCGAGAGCGGCCCGCCGACCGTGCTCGGCCCGCAGATCGGCGACTCGGGGAGCGGGATCCACATGGTCGCCGCGATTCTGGCGGCGCTCTACCAGCGCACGCACAGCGGCCGCGGCCAGCGCGTCACGGTGGCGATGCAGGACGCGGTGCTGAACCTGATCCGGGTGAAGATGCGCGATCACCAGCGGCTTCAGCGCGGACCGCTGCCGGAATACCCGAACAAGGAGTTCGCCGACTTCGTCCCGCGCTCGGGAAACGCGTCCGGCGGCGGACATCCCGGCGTCGCGCTGCGCTGCTTCCCGGGCGGGCCGAACGACTACGTCTACATCATCGTTCAGCCGCAAATTTGGGCGCCGCTCGCGAAGCTCATCGGCCGCCCGCAGCTCGCCGAGGATCCGGCGTACGCGACGCCCGAGGCGCGCGTCTCGCATCTCGAGGACGTGTGGAGCGCGATCGAAAGCTTCACGCACCGTTTCACCAAGTTCGAGGTGCTCGAGCAGCTCAAGGCGATCGACGTGCCGTGCGGGCCGATCCTGAGCACCAAGGATCTCTTCGAGGACGAGTCGCTGCGCGCGCGCGGGATGATCGCCGATGTGGAGCATCCCGAACGCGGGAAGTTCGCGACCGTCGGCTGTCCGCTGGTGCTCTCCGACACGCCGGTGGAGATCACGAGCTCGCCGCTGCTCGGCGAGCACAACGAAGAGATCCTGCGCGAGATCGGTTGGACCGGCGCGGACGCCGCCCAGCTGCGTGCGGCGGGCGTTCTGTAGCGTGCGGTTCTGCGTCGTCGGCGCCGGCGCGATCGGCGCGTACGTCGGCGCCGCGCTCGCCCGCGGTGGCGCGGACGTCACGCTCATCGCGCGCGGTCCGCATCTGGCGGCGATGCGCGAGCGCGGCGGCGTCGACGTGCGTTCGGAGCGCGGCGACTTCAGCGCGCAGGTCGCGGCGAGCGACGACATGGCGTCGGTCGGACCGGTCGACTGCGTCGTCATCGCGCTCAAGGCGCACCAGATCGCGCCGCTGCTGCCGCAGATTCGAACGCTGCTCGGCCCGCGCACGGACGTGATCGGGATGCAGAACGGGATCCCGTGGTGGTATTTTCAGCGGCTCGACGGCCCGCATGAGGGGCTCGTGCTGCAGAGCGTCGACCCCGGCGGCAAGCTCGCAGCGGCGTTCGACCCCGACCGCGTGATCGGCTGCGTGATCTACTCCTCGACCGAGATCCAGTCGCCGGGCGTGATCCGGCACGTCGAGGGAACG harbors:
- the frc gene encoding formyl-CoA transferase; the encoded protein is MTADASPNGQPVRKALDGIKVLDMTHVQAGPSCTQILAWLGADVIKVELPGRGDITRGQLRDLPGVDSLYFTMLNCNKRSITLNTKSADGKAIFTKLIGHCDVLIENFGPGVLDRQGFSWEQISEINPRLIYASIKGFGPGEYEDLKAYEPIAQGMGGGMSTTGFESGPPTVLGPQIGDSGSGIHMVAAILAALYQRTHSGRGQRVTVAMQDAVLNLIRVKMRDHQRLQRGPLPEYPNKEFADFVPRSGNASGGGHPGVALRCFPGGPNDYVYIIVQPQIWAPLAKLIGRPQLAEDPAYATPEARVSHLEDVWSAIESFTHRFTKFEVLEQLKAIDVPCGPILSTKDLFEDESLRARGMIADVEHPERGKFATVGCPLVLSDTPVEITSSPLLGEHNEEILREIGWTGADAAQLRAAGVL